Proteins encoded together in one Pseudomonas arsenicoxydans window:
- a CDS encoding OmpP1/FadL family transporter yields the protein MQTRTGALPAFTLLALCSQQAHAGGLMLYEIGTDNAGLANAGAAARAQGPSTIASNPAGLSYLPGTQITAGLQVLYGNLKFDRDEDTNVPGSGSGNALDPIPGGSFFISHELDDHWSVGFGQYADFGLAVNYDNDWSGRYFAQNASLGGLSLVPSVAYRFNEQWSVGLGVKAMYGMLQAQTAIDRSPFGFTDRTDGQFKYKDQDWGFGANVGVIYAPQAGTRIGLTYTSQVDLDFEDRLDANGDGRLLERVNNTNTELDMKVPQTVTLSLFQQLDRQWALLASVNWQDWSKFGDIAVQVDTTALGARSTTVDAHFKDTWHLSLGAQYQATPQWLWNFGVAYDSSAVSDHNRTVTVPMAESWRLATGATYALNKNTDVNLSWAMIWIGDMPVDQTKTVSGNRISGQFDSAWIQAVAGNMTWRF from the coding sequence ATGCAAACCAGAACAGGTGCACTGCCTGCCTTTACGCTACTTGCCTTGTGCAGCCAGCAAGCACACGCCGGCGGCCTCATGCTCTACGAAATCGGCACCGATAACGCCGGCCTGGCCAACGCCGGTGCCGCCGCCCGGGCCCAGGGCCCTTCTACTATCGCCAGCAATCCGGCGGGCCTGAGTTACCTGCCGGGAACACAGATCACCGCGGGCTTGCAGGTGCTTTACGGCAACCTCAAATTCGATCGCGACGAAGACACCAACGTGCCTGGTAGCGGCAGTGGCAACGCCCTCGACCCGATTCCCGGCGGCAGCTTTTTCATCAGCCATGAACTGGACGACCACTGGAGCGTCGGCTTCGGCCAATACGCCGATTTCGGCCTGGCGGTCAATTACGACAACGACTGGTCCGGGCGCTACTTCGCACAGAACGCCAGCCTCGGTGGATTGTCGTTGGTGCCGAGCGTGGCTTACCGCTTTAACGAGCAATGGTCGGTGGGCCTCGGCGTCAAGGCCATGTACGGCATGCTGCAAGCCCAGACCGCGATTGACCGCTCGCCGTTCGGCTTTACCGACCGCACGGACGGCCAATTCAAGTACAAGGACCAGGATTGGGGCTTCGGTGCGAATGTCGGCGTCATCTACGCGCCGCAAGCCGGCACGCGCATCGGCCTGACCTACACCAGCCAGGTCGATCTGGACTTCGAGGACCGGCTGGATGCGAATGGCGATGGCCGACTGCTCGAGCGCGTCAACAACACCAATACCGAACTCGACATGAAGGTGCCGCAAACCGTCACCCTGAGCCTGTTCCAGCAACTGGACCGGCAATGGGCCTTGCTCGCTTCGGTCAACTGGCAGGACTGGTCAAAGTTCGGCGACATCGCGGTGCAGGTCGACACCACGGCGCTCGGCGCCCGATCAACTACGGTCGACGCACATTTCAAGGACACCTGGCACCTGTCGCTCGGCGCGCAATACCAGGCTACCCCGCAATGGTTGTGGAACTTCGGCGTGGCTTACGACAGCAGCGCCGTGTCGGACCACAACCGCACCGTGACCGTACCGATGGCCGAGTCCTGGCGCCTTGCGACAGGAGCTACCTATGCGCTGAACAAGAACACCGACGTCAACCTCAGTTGGGCCATGATCTGGATTGGCGACATGCCGGTGGATCAGACCAAGACCGTTTCGGGCAATCGAATTTCTGGTCAGTTCGACAGCGCCTGGATTCAAGCCGTGGCCGGAAACATGACCTGGCGCTTTTGA
- a CDS encoding glycine zipper 2TM domain-containing protein, whose protein sequence is MKAILSWLTVTLATVLISACSAVGSNEGGAGEMEIRSGKIEQISLTQMQTNHDSGVGAVLGGLGGLGIGSLIGSGTGRDVAMVAGALAGAVGGNYAEKKKYDQPVAAQQVIVRVKSGVLVSITQPINPALSKGMNVYIEGSGNNARVLPQGG, encoded by the coding sequence ATGAAAGCAATTCTGTCCTGGCTGACGGTCACGTTGGCGACTGTCTTGATCAGTGCCTGTTCCGCCGTGGGGTCGAACGAAGGCGGTGCCGGTGAAATGGAGATTCGCTCGGGCAAGATCGAGCAGATATCGCTGACGCAGATGCAGACCAATCACGACAGTGGCGTCGGCGCCGTACTCGGAGGCCTTGGCGGCCTCGGTATCGGCAGCCTGATCGGCAGTGGCACCGGGCGCGACGTCGCCATGGTCGCCGGTGCACTCGCCGGTGCGGTTGGCGGCAATTACGCAGAGAAGAAAAAGTATGACCAACCGGTAGCGGCGCAACAGGTCATCGTGAGGGTGAAAAGTGGCGTGCTGGTATCGATCACCCAACCGATCAATCCGGCCCTGAGCAAAGGCATGAACGTTTATATCGAAGGCTCGGGAAATAATGCCCGGGTGCTACCGCAGGGTGGGTAG
- a CDS encoding DUF3313 domain-containing protein: protein MNLSRNLLVGAAVAGLLLAGCTSKVTDQAQYSGYLSNYDNLQEVTTPSGGTAMRWVSPSWNPNAYDTVAFERLELYPAPKPNERVNQQTLDDIRNYMSNRVKATLGQKYRMVHHTSAAPKGSKTLILHAAITGVSASNEGMKWYEVVPVAAVVGATQAATGHRDQDTELYIEAELVDAKDNQTVVRVVRKVFGKQLSNETQKITAQDFKAAIDKLNVDLWAFIRS, encoded by the coding sequence ATGAATCTGTCCCGAAACCTGCTTGTCGGTGCCGCCGTTGCCGGGCTTCTGCTCGCTGGTTGCACCTCCAAAGTCACTGATCAGGCGCAATACTCCGGCTACCTGTCCAACTACGACAATCTTCAGGAAGTCACCACGCCCAGCGGCGGCACGGCGATGCGCTGGGTCAGCCCGTCGTGGAACCCCAATGCCTATGACACGGTAGCGTTCGAGCGACTGGAACTGTATCCGGCGCCCAAGCCCAATGAACGGGTCAACCAGCAGACACTCGATGACATCCGGAACTACATGAGCAACAGGGTCAAGGCGACGCTGGGGCAGAAATACCGGATGGTGCACCACACGAGTGCTGCGCCAAAAGGTTCGAAAACCTTGATCTTGCACGCCGCGATTACCGGCGTGAGCGCCTCCAACGAAGGCATGAAATGGTATGAAGTGGTGCCGGTCGCCGCTGTCGTCGGGGCAACCCAGGCGGCCACCGGTCACCGCGATCAGGACACCGAACTGTATATCGAGGCCGAGCTCGTCGACGCGAAAGACAACCAGACCGTGGTCAGGGTCGTGCGCAAGGTGTTCGGCAAGCAGCTGTCCAACGAAACCCAGAAAATCACCGCCCAGGACTTCAAGGCGGCGATCGACAAGTTGAACGTAGATCTTTGGGCATTCATCCGCAGTTGA
- a CDS encoding hemerythrin domain-containing protein, with product MNAIDLLKADHEKVKGILSQLSESTERATKKRVELLDKLEMEITIHTQLEEQILYPAYKEAGGKEQDEMYYEAKEEHRTVDSLVLPDLKGTDPSTPEFAGRVKVVKELLEHHIEEEETEMFPQAQKLLGKAKLEELGGEMEVMKASLKKSLSASHMAA from the coding sequence ATGAACGCCATTGACCTTCTCAAAGCCGACCACGAAAAAGTAAAAGGCATCTTGAGCCAACTGAGCGAATCAACGGAGCGTGCGACCAAAAAGCGCGTTGAACTCTTGGATAAGCTTGAAATGGAAATTACCATCCATACCCAGCTCGAGGAGCAAATCCTCTATCCAGCCTATAAGGAGGCTGGAGGCAAAGAGCAGGACGAGATGTATTACGAGGCCAAGGAAGAGCACCGAACTGTCGACTCCCTCGTCCTCCCGGATTTGAAAGGCACTGATCCATCCACGCCAGAATTCGCCGGCCGAGTAAAAGTTGTAAAAGAATTGCTGGAGCACCACATTGAGGAAGAGGAAACCGAAATGTTTCCCCAGGCTCAGAAGCTCTTGGGCAAAGCAAAGCTGGAAGAATTGGGTGGGGAAATGGAAGTAATGAAGGCTTCCTTAAAGAAAAGCCTCAGCGCATCGCATATGGCGGCTTGA
- a CDS encoding glycine zipper domain-containing protein, whose amino-acid sequence MRFTLPVLLLVFFASQGAMAAGDGTAAVGGGIGGALGNVIGQQMGGSTGAAVGAGLGGAAGGALTAEKGKRTEAAIGGGIGSAGGSVIGNSLGGSTGSTIGAGLGGAAGGALGNNLADDGGNDNHQSHGKQRGYKHGHKKHKHD is encoded by the coding sequence ATGCGATTCACACTACCCGTTTTGCTTTTGGTTTTTTTTGCTTCTCAAGGTGCTATGGCTGCTGGCGATGGCACTGCCGCAGTTGGTGGCGGCATCGGCGGTGCGCTGGGAAATGTTATTGGACAGCAAATGGGCGGCAGCACCGGAGCAGCGGTTGGGGCTGGCCTCGGTGGCGCTGCCGGTGGGGCTTTAACGGCTGAAAAAGGCAAAAGAACCGAAGCGGCAATTGGTGGCGGGATTGGTTCGGCGGGCGGCTCGGTAATTGGTAACAGTCTGGGAGGATCTACCGGGTCAACTATTGGCGCAGGTCTTGGTGGTGCAGCCGGCGGAGCTCTCGGAAATAACCTGGCCGATGATGGGGGCAATGACAACCATCAATCACACGGCAAGCAGCGTGGGTACAAGCACGGGCACAAAAAACATAAACACGATTGA
- a CDS encoding IS3 family transposase (programmed frameshift) — translation MTKQRRSFTPEFKREAADLVLKQNYSYIEASRSLGIGESALRRWVDQIQKEHKGVTPQSKALTPEQQKIQELEARIARLEREKSIPKKGYCALDVGRSRAFALIDQLSAHEPVDWLCKVFDVTRSCYYAQRLRRRTPDVERLRLRSRVSELFSQSRSSAGSRSILSLMREDGEQLGRFKVRSLMRELDLVSKQPGSHAYKRATVERLDIPNTLNREFDVPAPNQVWCGDITYIWAQGKWHYLAVVLDLCTRRIVGWALSEKPDAELVIKALDMAYEQRGRPSDLLFHSDQGSQYASRLFRQRLWRYRMRQSMSRRGNCWDNAPMERVFRSLKTEWIPTVGYRTAQEAQRDISHFLMHRYNWIRPHQFNDGLAPARAEEKLNVVSGIS, via the exons TCAAACAAAACTACAGCTACATCGAAGCCAGCCGTTCACTCGGCATTGGTGAATCGGCATTGCGCCGCTGGGTTGACCAGATTCAGAAAGAACATAAAGGCGTCACCCCGCAGAGCAAGGCACTGACTCCGGAACAGCAAAAAATTCAGGAGCTGGAAGCCCGGATTGCTCGGCTTGAGCGAGAGAAATCAATAC CTAAAAAAGGCTACTGCGCTCTTGATGTCGGAAGATCACGAGCGTTCGCGCTGATTGACCAGTTGAGCGCCCATGAGCCGGTTGATTGGCTGTGCAAGGTGTTTGACGTCACTCGCTCGTGTTACTACGCCCAGCGCCTGCGGCGCCGCACGCCGGATGTTGAACGGCTTCGATTGCGTAGTCGCGTCAGTGAGCTGTTCTCGCAAAGTCGCAGCTCTGCGGGCAGTCGCAGCATCCTGTCACTGATGCGTGAAGACGGTGAGCAACTCGGTCGATTCAAAGTGCGTAGCTTGATGCGCGAGCTTGATTTAGTCAGCAAACAACCCGGCTCCCATGCCTACAAACGAGCAACAGTAGAAAGACTGGATATCCCGAACACATTGAACCGCGAGTTCGACGTGCCAGCGCCCAATCAAGTCTGGTGCGGCGATATCACCTACATTTGGGCACAAGGAAAGTGGCATTACCTGGCTGTCGTCCTGGATCTTTGTACGCGTCGGATCGTGGGCTGGGCGCTGTCGGAAAAGCCAGACGCTGAGCTGGTGATCAAAGCGCTGGATATGGCTTACGAGCAGCGTGGCAGGCCTTCGGATCTGCTATTCCACTCAGACCAGGGATCGCAATATGCAAGCCGACTCTTTCGCCAGCGGTTGTGGCGATACCGCATGCGCCAAAGCATGAGTCGACGAGGAAACTGCTGGGATAACGCACCGATGGAGCGCGTATTTCGCAGCTTGAAAACAGAATGGATACCGACCGTGGGCTATCGAACTGCGCAGGAAGCACAGCGCGATATCAGCCATTTTTTGATGCATCGCTACAACTGGATTCGGCCTCACCAATTCAACGATGGGTTGGCGCCAGCGCGGGCCGAGGAAAAACTTAACGTCGTGTCCGGGATTAGTTGA